A window of Bradyrhizobium sp. AZCC 1610 contains these coding sequences:
- a CDS encoding NAD-dependent epimerase: MPDQAILVTGAAGFIGFHVAQRLLQSGHRVVGIDNLNGYYDPRLKAARLDILRNDPRFQFEKLDVADRVAIPGLFARYRFPVVIHLAAQAGVRYSLQDPHAYVDANLVGFANVLEGCRHNGCRHLLFASSSSVYGANRKLPFSVHDNVDHPISLYAASKKANELMAHSYSHLYGIPCTGLRFFTVYGPWYRPDMALFVFADAIVRGNPVKLFNGGRMLRDFTYVDDVTEALVRLIDRPPQVGQAGLGGIQDPGSSIAPWRIYNVGNNKPQELMLVLGLLEQELGRKANKEMLPMQPGDVPTTYADVDDLVRDVDFRPATPIEDGIHRFASWYRSYCEAAA, from the coding sequence ATGCCGGATCAGGCAATTCTGGTAACGGGGGCCGCGGGCTTCATCGGATTCCACGTGGCGCAGCGGTTGCTGCAGTCCGGCCACCGCGTCGTCGGGATCGACAATCTCAATGGATATTATGATCCGCGGCTGAAGGCGGCCCGGCTCGATATCCTCCGCAACGACCCGCGCTTCCAGTTCGAAAAGCTTGATGTGGCGGATCGCGTTGCGATACCGGGGCTGTTCGCGCGATATCGGTTTCCTGTCGTCATCCATCTGGCCGCGCAAGCGGGCGTGCGATACTCGCTGCAGGATCCGCACGCCTATGTCGACGCCAATCTGGTCGGCTTCGCCAATGTCCTGGAGGGATGCCGGCACAATGGCTGCCGTCATCTGTTGTTCGCATCCTCGTCGTCCGTCTACGGGGCCAACCGGAAGCTGCCGTTCTCGGTGCATGACAACGTGGATCACCCGATCAGCCTTTATGCCGCGAGCAAGAAGGCCAACGAGTTGATGGCGCATTCGTACAGTCATCTTTACGGGATCCCGTGCACCGGCTTGCGGTTCTTCACGGTGTATGGCCCCTGGTATCGGCCCGACATGGCGCTGTTCGTGTTTGCGGACGCGATCGTCCGCGGCAACCCGGTCAAGTTGTTCAACGGCGGCCGGATGCTGCGCGACTTCACCTATGTTGACGATGTAACCGAAGCCCTGGTCCGCCTGATCGACCGCCCGCCGCAGGTTGGGCAGGCTGGGCTGGGCGGAATTCAGGACCCGGGATCGAGCATCGCCCCCTGGCGCATCTATAATGTCGGCAACAACAAGCCGCAGGAATTGATGCTCGTGCTCGGTCTCCTCGAGCAGGAGCTGGGGCGCAAGGCCAACAAGGAAATGCTGCCGATGCAGCCGGGCGACGTGCCGACGACCTATGCCGATGTCGATGATCTCGTGCGTGACGTGGACTTCCGCCCGGCGACCCCGATCGAGGACGGCATCCACAGGTTCGCTAGCTGGTATCGCAGCTATTGTGAGGCGGCGGCTTAA
- a CDS encoding UDP-glucose dehydrogenase family protein has translation MHIAMIGAGYVGLVSGACFSDFGHQVVCIDSNAEKVASLNNGEMPIHEPGLAELVARNVGQGRLSFASDLKSAVREAEVVFIAVGTPSRRGDGHADLSYVYAAAREIAGALPERAVVVTKSTVPVGTGDEVERIIREENPTATVAVVSNPEFLREGAAIRDFKHPDRIVIGTDDARARSVMAEVYRPLHLNASPILYTDRRTAELTKYAANSFLATKIAFINEIADLAEKVGADVQEVARGIGLDNRIGQKFLHAGPGFGGSCFPKDAMALIKTGQDNESPVRIVETVVAVNDQRKRAMARKVANAFGGNIRGKSIAVLGVTFKPDTDDMRDAPSIPLITALQDMGAEVRVFDPVGMEQAKKVFENVTFSENAYRCAKGCHALVIVTEWEQFRALDLKELSTIMACPVIVDLRNIYSPEEVERNGFLYCGVGRPKSVAY, from the coding sequence ATGCATATAGCGATGATTGGCGCCGGCTATGTCGGGCTGGTGTCAGGGGCGTGTTTTTCCGATTTCGGGCATCAGGTCGTCTGTATCGATAGCAACGCCGAGAAAGTTGCCAGCCTCAACAACGGAGAGATGCCGATTCACGAACCCGGACTTGCCGAACTGGTGGCGCGAAATGTCGGCCAGGGCCGCCTGTCATTTGCGAGCGATCTGAAGTCGGCCGTGCGCGAAGCGGAGGTGGTGTTCATCGCGGTCGGCACGCCGTCGCGCCGCGGCGATGGTCACGCCGATCTTTCCTATGTCTATGCGGCGGCGCGCGAGATCGCGGGCGCGCTCCCGGAACGGGCAGTGGTGGTTACCAAGTCGACGGTTCCGGTCGGGACCGGCGACGAGGTCGAGCGCATCATCCGCGAAGAGAACCCGACAGCCACGGTTGCCGTCGTCTCGAATCCCGAGTTCTTGCGCGAAGGGGCGGCGATCCGCGACTTCAAGCATCCCGACCGGATCGTGATCGGAACGGATGACGCGCGCGCCCGCAGCGTGATGGCCGAAGTGTACCGGCCGCTTCACCTCAACGCGTCGCCGATCCTCTATACCGACCGCCGCACCGCGGAGCTGACGAAATATGCCGCCAACTCCTTCCTCGCCACCAAGATTGCGTTCATCAACGAGATTGCCGACCTTGCAGAAAAGGTCGGCGCCGATGTGCAGGAAGTCGCACGCGGGATCGGCCTCGACAACCGGATCGGTCAGAAATTCCTGCACGCAGGCCCGGGCTTCGGCGGATCCTGCTTTCCAAAGGATGCGATGGCGCTGATCAAGACCGGCCAGGACAATGAATCGCCGGTGCGGATCGTGGAGACGGTGGTCGCCGTCAACGACCAGCGCAAGCGGGCGATGGCGCGCAAGGTCGCGAATGCATTCGGCGGCAATATCCGCGGAAAATCGATTGCGGTTCTCGGCGTCACCTTCAAGCCCGATACCGACGATATGCGCGACGCGCCATCGATTCCGCTGATCACGGCGCTGCAGGACATGGGAGCCGAGGTTCGCGTTTTCGATCCCGTCGGCATGGAGCAGGCGAAGAAGGTGTTCGAGAACGTCACCTTCAGCGAGAACGCCTACCGTTGCGCCAAGGGATGCCACGCGCTCGTCATCGTCACGGAATGGGAGCAGTTCCGGGCGCTCGATCTCAAGGAATTGTCCACCATCATGGCCTGCCCCGTCATCGTCGATCTGCGCAACATCTACTCTCCGGAGGAGGTGGAGCGGAACGGCTTTCTGTACTGCGGCGTTGGTCGGCCGAAATCGGTGGCGTACTGA
- a CDS encoding FkbM family methyltransferase — MNAKQQVKELVKDAFPSVWLQWHFMKRPKSAERELSYLDKVIPDDAVTVDVGANCGLYTRRLARLSRQVHAFEPSQQMARLLRRTSARNVSVHEIALSDHDGDAELYIPQGDDGLVYGLASLEARTDSSARLVSTHVPIARLDAVINQDVAFVKIDVEGHELNVLNGAVELLERCQPVFLVEAEDRHRAEATRSVFEFFRSKSYRGFFLKDSEVIGVEQFDSRRLQDAGALRPDGGRKDGRFYVNNFFFFPRHLDGESILSS, encoded by the coding sequence ATGAACGCAAAGCAACAGGTCAAGGAACTGGTGAAGGATGCGTTTCCCTCGGTATGGCTGCAATGGCATTTCATGAAGCGCCCCAAATCGGCGGAGCGGGAGCTGTCCTATCTCGACAAGGTGATTCCCGATGACGCGGTGACGGTGGACGTCGGCGCCAATTGCGGCCTGTACACGCGGCGGCTGGCGCGCCTTTCCAGGCAGGTTCACGCCTTCGAGCCTTCGCAGCAGATGGCGAGGCTGCTGCGCCGAACCTCGGCGCGGAATGTGAGTGTCCACGAGATCGCACTGTCGGATCATGACGGCGATGCCGAGTTATACATCCCGCAAGGCGACGACGGCCTGGTCTATGGCCTGGCCTCGCTGGAGGCGCGAACCGATTCATCGGCCAGGTTAGTCTCTACCCATGTGCCGATCGCGCGGCTCGACGCGGTCATCAATCAGGATGTGGCGTTCGTGAAGATCGACGTCGAAGGCCACGAGTTGAACGTCCTGAACGGCGCCGTCGAACTTCTGGAGCGTTGCCAGCCGGTATTTTTGGTGGAGGCGGAAGACCGCCATCGCGCCGAGGCGACGCGCTCGGTGTTCGAATTCTTCCGGAGTAAATCCTATCGGGGGTTCTTCCTTAAGGACAGCGAGGTGATCGGCGTCGAACAGTTCGATTCCCGCAGGCTCCAGGATGCCGGTGCGCTGCGACCGGACGGCGGACGCAAGGACGGACGGTTCTACGTCAACAATTTCTTTTTCTTTCCCCGTCATCTCGACGGTGAATCGATACTGAGCAGCTAG